One segment of Bradyrhizobium sp. CB2312 DNA contains the following:
- a CDS encoding VOC family protein — protein sequence MATVEINRDAAAKPSASRGLDLKLEVVVIPVSDVDRAKAFYTRLGWRLDADFTSGNEWRVIQFTPPGSACSVIFGRNVTPAAPGSVRGLYLIVSDLEAARQDLLDRGIAVSAPFHGGGDVHAGPDEPYLFGSVRVSGADPKHGSYSSFASFSDPDGNGWLFQEVTTRLPGRIEGGSTTFASTAELAATLRRAATAHGEHEKRTGGHDENWADWYADYIVREQAGQPLPS from the coding sequence ATGGCTACAGTCGAAATCAACCGCGACGCCGCGGCGAAGCCCTCGGCATCGCGCGGCCTCGATCTGAAGCTCGAGGTCGTCGTCATCCCCGTGTCCGATGTCGACCGCGCCAAGGCGTTCTATACGCGCCTCGGCTGGCGATTGGACGCGGACTTTACATCGGGCAACGAGTGGCGGGTGATCCAGTTCACGCCGCCAGGTTCGGCCTGTTCGGTGATCTTCGGCCGGAACGTCACGCCAGCGGCGCCCGGTTCAGTGCGCGGCCTGTACCTGATCGTCTCCGATCTGGAGGCGGCCCGACAGGATCTGCTCGACCGCGGCATCGCGGTCAGCGCGCCATTCCACGGCGGGGGCGACGTTCATGCCGGGCCGGACGAGCCGTATCTGTTCGGCAGCGTTCGGGTCAGTGGCGCTGACCCGAAGCATGGCAGCTACAGCTCGTTCGCGTCATTCAGCGATCCCGACGGCAATGGCTGGTTGTTCCAGGAAGTCACGACGCGGCTGCCTGGACGCATCGAAGGAGGCAGTACGACATTCGCCTCGACGGCCGAACTCGCCGCGACCTTGCGCCGTGCCGCGACGGCGCATGGTGAGCACGAGAAGCGGACCGGCGGGCATGACGAGAACTGGGCGGATTGGTACGCCGACTACATCGTCCGCGAGCAGGCCGGCCAGCCGCTGCCGTCCTAA
- a CDS encoding OsmC family protein — protein sequence MIRKAKAVWKGTGRDGTGHLSSESGVLTDTPYSFKTRFENEKGTNPEELIAAAHAGCFTMALAFGLQMAGFTPDELSTEAAVTLEPEGKGFKISKSALTLRAKVPNLDEAGFAKIAGEAEKNCPVSKVLNAAITLDAKLG from the coding sequence ATGATCCGCAAGGCAAAAGCAGTTTGGAAGGGCACCGGTCGCGACGGTACCGGCCATCTCTCGAGCGAATCCGGCGTGCTCACCGATACGCCCTATTCGTTCAAGACCCGCTTCGAGAACGAGAAGGGCACCAATCCCGAGGAATTGATCGCGGCGGCCCATGCCGGCTGCTTCACCATGGCGCTGGCCTTCGGCCTCCAGATGGCCGGCTTCACGCCGGACGAGCTCTCGACGGAAGCCGCCGTCACGCTCGAGCCGGAAGGCAAGGGTTTCAAGATCAGCAAATCTGCGCTCACCTTGCGTGCCAAGGTGCCGAATCTGGATGAGGCGGGCTTTGCCAAGATCGCTGGCGAGGCCGAGAAGAACTGTCCGGTATCGAAAGTGCTCAACGCCGCCATCACGCTCGACGCCAAGCTCGGCTAG